Proteins found in one Malassezia vespertilionis chromosome 5, complete sequence genomic segment:
- a CDS encoding uncharacterized protein (TransMembrane:1 (i207-224o); COG:T; EggNog:ENOG503NUBG) produces the protein MERRNRRARLSSAYDGIGRALTSRKFSVIGNYTLQRSIGQGAYGKVRMATHRLTNARVAAKQIPKQHVASLTREIHHHRRLHHPNVLQLYEVIQSESCIWMMTELCEGGELYDYILARGSLPEAEARNMFAQLCLGVAYIHANGIVHRDLKLENILLDAAHHIKISDFGFTREYERGEIMLTRCGTTAYAAPEMLAGLRYHGAEIDIWSLGVILFVLLCGYLPFDDDNEAQMRWKIIHEPVEIPPGLSAEAHDLLTQLLQKDPTRRCSIRAILSHSWYTGTAKPSACDTASCPSSPRIPERMDYVAMLSNPVYEPFESVHEQQLFQTLHTLGFAVGQIRHSVMTNACDAAGALWWLLVRRKGASAARAHTVPAFELYTTLPFAETCETPPTPPLRQQSLITYVTSWLRTDRSWWQPPAGPEALNYDAQGDELSSGACDSRQASPSPLTNTAEPSGMDTWRAADLLQHTQTPMLRRTSSTASRNSLHREPNVGSRRSRRVSLGSSFSPPTTPQVVDGPLSRALSWNSARRAHSRQGSWNVPKETSSIRAHVSRRSSLHAPGTVAQKRSASMASDSSDRGRDEHLAAAFHRQTSISTMSDTKQENALFIARRTFSPFKGPLPLPDTEPKSRAPLPRNPAHIQGAQLEIVPPSMAPSSRDVFSQSNEDDWIDEEVHYAGGIGQLGTAQAPSNRRSALDSPNPFSVQRPWREAPVALASAASATTGQPMRGMNLRREVPAAVIEEEEGNGEETDAEKEAG, from the coding sequence atggAGCGTCGGAaccgccgagcgcgcttGTCGTCTGCGTACGACGGGATTGGCCGAGCGCTGACCTCGCGCAAGTTTTCCGTGATTGGAAATtacacgctgcagcggtCCATCGGGCAGGGCGCGTATGGAAAAGTGCGCATGGCGACGCACAGATTGACAAATGCACGCGTTGCAGCAAAACAGATTCCCAAACAGCACGTCGCGAGTCTCACACGGGAAATCCATCACCACCGCCGACTGCATCACCCaaatgtgctgcagcttTATGAAGTTATTCAGTCTGAATCGTGCATCTGGATGATGACAGAGCTGTGCGAGGGAGGTGAGCTGTATGATTATATTTTAGCGCGTGGCTCGCTGCCGGAGgcagaagcgcgcaatATGTTTGCTCAACTGTGCCTAGGCGTTGCCTACATTCACGCCAACGGCATTGTGCACCGCGATTTAAAACTGGAAAATAttttgctcgacgcggcacACCACATCAAAATTAGCGACTTCGGCTTCACGCGCGAGTACGAGCGTGGTGAAATAATGCTTACACGTTGCGGCACGACCGCATATGCAGCACCAGAGATGCTAGCGGGACTGCGCTACCACGGGGCGGAAATTGACATTTGGTCCTTGGGCGTGATTTTATTTGTTTTGCTTTGTGGCTATTTACCGTTTGACGACGACAACGAGGCACAGATGCGGTGGAAAATTATCCATGAGCCCGTCGAAATACCTCCGGGACTGTCCGCAGAAGCGCACGATTTGCTCACCCAGCTGCTTCAAAAAGATCCCACACGGCGGTGCTCCATTCGTGCGATTCTCTCGCATTCCTGGTATACAGGCACAGCCAAACCTTCTGCATGCGACACAGCGTCGTGCCCTTCATCGCCTCGGATACCAGAGCGCATGGATTACGTGGCCATGTTGAGCAATCCCGTGTACGAACCGTTTGAAAGCGtgcacgagcagcagctGTTTCAAACCTTGCACACGCTTGGTTTTGCTGTTGGCCAAATTCGTCACAGTGTCATGACCAACGCGTGCGATGCAGCCGGCGCTTTGTGGTGGCTTTTGGTGCGCAGGAAGGgtgcgagcgcagcacgggCCCACACAGTCCCGGCTTTCGAACTGTACACCACGCTGCCTTTTGCAGAGACATGCGAGACACCACCGActccgccgctgcgccagcaatCGCTCATCACTTACGTCACGTCTTGGCTGCGTACGGACCGCAGCTGGTGGCAACCGCCTGCAGGACCGGAAGCGCTTAACTACGACGCCCAGGGAGACGAATTGTCTTCTGGCGCTTGCGACTCTCGGCAAGCTTCGCCGAGCCCACTAACGAATACCGCCGAGCCCAGCGGCATGGAcacatggcgcgctgcagattTGCTGCAGCATACACAGACCCccatgctgcggcgcacgtcaagcacggcgagccgcAATTCATTGCACCGCGAACCCAACGTTGGAAGTAGGCGTTCGCGCCGTGTCTCGCTCGGGAGCTCGTTCAGTCCGCCAACAACTCCTCAAGTTGTAGACGGGCCACTAAGCCGCGCATTATCGTGGAACTCGGCTCGTCGTGCACATAGCCGGCAGGGGTCCTGGAACGTACCCAAAGAAACCTCTTCAATCCGCGCACACGTGTCAAGGCGGAGTAGTCTGCATGCACCCGGGACTGTGGCACAGAAAAGAAGTGCTTCTATGGCGAGCGATTCGTCGGACAGGGGCCGCGATGAGCAtcttgcagctgcattCCATCGCCAGACGAGCATATCTACCATGTCGGACACGAAGCAAGAAAACGCTTTGTTCATTGCTCGTCGTACCTTTTCCCCCTTTAAGGGGCCGCTCCCACTGCCCGACACAGAGCCGAAATcacgagcgccgcttcctcGTAATCCTGCGCATATTCAAGGCGCGCAATTAGAAATCGTGCCTCCAAGTATGGCGCCGTCCTCGCGCGATGTGTTTTCGCAGTCCAACGAAGACGATTGGATTGATGAGGAAGTACATTATGCGGGCGGAATTGGACAGCTGGGCACGGCACAAGCGCCCAGCAATaggcgcagtgcgcttgACAGTCCCAACCCTTTTAGCGTGCAAAGGCCATGGCGAGAGGCTCCGGTAGCGTTGGCGTCCGCAGCGAGTGCTACGACAGGTCAGCCGATGCGTGGGATGAATTTACGGCGCGAAGTGCCCGCTGCGGTGATTGAGGAGGAAGAGGGGAATGGGGAGGAGACGGATGCTGAGAAAGAGGCAGGATAG
- the ENP2 gene encoding Small ribosomal subunit biogenesis (COG:O; EggNog:ENOG503NUV8; BUSCO:EOG09260AEC), which translates to MSATHEPARVYIVSGASSTSATDASYNSSSLPDILRRSGSSNKRKKRKGAIENDKILSKIELIQDFEFPEASNKIRFTRDGRNIMASGTYKPQIRLWDCEQLSLKFERHTDAENVDFVLLSDDWTKSLHLQSDRSLELHAQGGTHTRVRLPRFGRTLNYHFPSADALVGASGNEVYRVNLSQGRFLASYVLGSHGNLVTGCNAIDVNPAHGLLSFGTEGNGIVELWDPRMRHQAGALSIATSTLMDTALLAARRQLPGVGVHDDEEGDVVRASESLAVTALASSEDGLNMAVGTSTGHVLLFDLRMDKPYMTKDQGFGLPVHSLSWPGDHGAALAAGNMGADAHARSESLGTVLSADAKVIKIWERDTGDNVVSIAPPAATANLNNVQHYPGSGLIFSTAEATQMVAWYVPALGPAPKWCSFIDNITDEIESSDAAGVGGATNAYEDFKFVDQAELERLDLAHLVGSPLLRPYMHGYFISLKLYERARLLAHPHAYAEAKQRAIQSKLEREAESRVRATKAPQLGKNIQVNRKLATKFATAQPGKKAAQDTSDILEDTRFKELFTNPEFEVDETSREYALLNPSASAAPKPALRESERKLVPAMEEALESDTESLDPDQKEMESSSEEEAPAPPPVRASKAVPRNAHSAPRLVDERGASEGTDMMSLGERARLHTHASAHTQPQSAMAGAMSFSFTPSGASDEPKKTKRTKKPAQDTFGAGLSKGAGAEQGYGVEALDEQARFGRKQRRKPGRSASKNVMRANSAN; encoded by the coding sequence ATGTCGGCGACGCATGAGCCCGCGCGGGTGTATATCGTGTCTGGAGCATCATCCACGTCTGCTACAGATGCATCCTACAACTCATCTTCACTTCCTGATATTTTGAGGCGATCTGGCTCGTCGAATAAGCGCAAGAAACGAAAAGGCGCGATTGAAAACGACAAAATCCTCTCGAAAATCGAGCTGATTCAGGACTTTGAGTTCCCTGAAGCAAGCAACAAAATTCGATTTACTCGCGATGGACGGAACATTATGGCTTCCGGCACATACAAGCCACAAATACGTTTGTGGGACTGCGAGCAGCTCAGTCTGAAATTCGAGCGGCACACCGATGCGGAAAACGTCGACTTTGTTCTTCTCTCTGATGACTGGACAAAGTCACTTCACTTGCAGAGCGACCGCTCACTGGAGCTGCATGCACAGGGCGGTACTCATACAAGAGTGCGTCTTCCGCGATTCGGGCGCACACTCAACTACCATTTCCCCTCCGCCGATGCATTGGTCGGTGCGAGCGGCAACGAAGTGTACCGCGTAAACCTGAGCCAAGGCCGCTTCCTTGCGTCTTACGTGCTTGGGTCGCACGGTAATTTGGTCACGGGCTGCAACGCCATCGACGTGAATCCTGCGCACGGTCTCCTGAGTTTCGGCACAGAAGGCAACGGGATCGTCGAGCTTTGGGATCCCCGCATGCGCCACCAAGCAGGTGCGCTTAGCATTGCGACATCCACTCTTATGGATACCGCGCTTCTTGCTGCACGCAGGCAACTTCCCGGCGTTGGTGTgcacgacgacgaagaagGCGACGTTGTGCGTGCTTCGGAATCGCTCGCAGTCACTGCACTCGCGTCTTCCGAAGACGGCCTAAATATGGCGGTCGGGACTAGTACAGGCCATGTACTTTTATTTGATTTGCGCATGGACAAGCCGTACATGACCAAGGACCAAGGTTTTGGTCTTCCGGTTCACTCGCTCTCGTGGCCCGGCGATCACGGTGCTGCACTGGCCGCTGGCAACATGGGTGCAGACGCGCATGCACGCTCTGAATCGCTCGGCACCGTGCTCAGTGCCGACGCCAAAGTGATCAAGATTTGGGAGCGCGATACGGGCGATAATGTGGTGTCGATCGCGCCGCCTGCTGCGACGGCAAATTTGAACAATGTACAGCACTATCCCGGAAGTGGCCTAATTTTTTCCACCGCTGAAGCGACGCAGATGGTGGCTTGGTATGTGCCTGCACTTGGTCCTGCACCCAAGTGGTGCAGCTTTATCGACAATATTACCGACGAAATTGaaagcagcgacgcagccggtgtcggcggcgcaacaaACGCATACGAAGACTTCAAGTTTGTTGATCAggccgagctggagcgtTTGGATTTGGCACACCTGGTTGGCTCTCCTTTGTTGCGACCGTACATGCACGGATACTTTATCTCGCTGAAGCTGTACgaacgcgcgcgcttgcttgCACACCCTCACGCGTACGCCGAGGCAAAACAACGTGCCATCCAGTCCAAACTTGAACGCGAGGCAGAGAGTCGTGTGCGTGCAAcgaaagcgccgcaattGGGCAAGAATATTCAAGTGAACCGCAAGCTCGCCACAAAGTTTGCGACGGCGCAGCCAGGAAAAAAGGCAGCGCAAGATACCAGCGATATTTTGGAGGATACACGTTTCAAGGAACTTTTCACCAACCCCGAATTTGAAGTGGACGAGACTAGCCGCGAGTACGCTTTGCTTAATcccagcgcaagcgcggcaccgAAGcctgcattgcgcgagtCGGAGCGCAAACTGGTGCCTGCCATGGAGGAGGCGCTCGAGAGCGATACAGAGTCGCTTGATCCGGACCAAAAAGAAATGGAGTCGTCTTccgaagaagaagcgccTGCGCCCCCTCCTGTGCGCGCTTCCAAAGCCGTTCCGCGCAACGCAcacagtgcgccgcgccttgtggacgagcgcggtgcaagCGAGGGCACAGATATGATGAGtcttggcgagcgcgcacGTCTTCATACACATGCCAGTGCACATACGCAGCCGCAGAGCGCCATGGCGGGCGCCATGTCTTTCTCCTTCACGCCTTCTGGCGCCAGTGACGAGCCCAAAAAGACGAAACGCACCAAGAAACCTGCGCAAGACACGTTTGGCGCAGGCCTTTCGAaaggcgcaggcgccgaACAAGGCTACGGCGTGGAAGCGCTTgacgagcaagcgcgctttggccgcaagcagcgccgcaagcctGGCAGAAGTGCCAGCAAGAATgtgatgcgcgcaaacagCGCAAACTAG
- the ISU1 gene encoding iron-binding protein (COG:C; EggNog:ENOG503P2QP), which produces MTFLQTLANTAGRRGMIRAVPPMLRAPQQVRMYHEKVLDHYNNPRNVGSFLKTDKNIGVGLVGAPACGDVMKLSIKVSKDGIIEDVRFKTFGCGSAIASSSYMTERVKGLSLEQAGAIRNTEVARELSLPPVKLHCSMLAEDAIKSAIKDYKKNFDVTGNKRQGHIEVTQDVATGQTTAVPHVGSGTV; this is translated from the coding sequence ATGACATTCTTGCAAACTCTTGCAAACACTGCGGGCCGTCGCGGCATGATCCGCGCGGTTCCTCCTATGCTGCGTGCTCCGCAGCAGGTGCGTATGTACCACGAGAAAGTACTGGACCACTACAACAACCCACGCAATGTCGGTTCGTTCCTCAAGACGGACAAGAACATCGGTGTGGGTCTCGTGGGTGCGCCAGCATGTGGCGATGTTATGAAGCTCAGCATTAAAGTGAGCAAAGACGGAATCATTGAAGACGTCCGATTCAAGACGTTTGGATGTGGCTCTGCGATTGCGAGCTCGAGCTATATGACTGAGCGCGTCAAGGGACTCTCTCTTGAGCAAGCCGGTGCGATCAGGAACACGGAAGTTGCACGCGAGCTTTCCTTGCCCCCAGTCAAGCTGCATTGCTCCATGCTTGCCGAAGATGCGATCAAGAGCGCAATCAAAGATTATAAGAAGAACTTCGATGTGACTGGCAACAAGAGGCAAGGCCATATTGAGGTTACACAAGATGTTGCCACCGGCCAAACAACGGCCGTGCCGCATGTTGGATCCGGAACGGTCTAG
- a CDS encoding uncharacterized protein (EggNog:ENOG503P0BF; COG:E), with amino-acid sequence MAEELKYGNAKYVFLTDFDGTITLLDSNDHMVDTVGMGYENRRKINDDIVAERKNFREGFREMMQSVKRPLSEMEELVRRDVKLDPGFKEFYAYAKSHDVPVIIISSGMEPILRSILSNLIGEKDAHEIDIISNQVRFTDPEQKGTTWEIVYRHPDNPFGHDKSLSILPYRQMANSPLLFFAGDGISDMSAARHADVLFVKDKQDNDLATYCNNNNINYHLFKDWSVPKKMLQDLIEGNVQTDQIITSRFS; translated from the exons ATGGCCGAGGAACTCAAGTACGGCAACGCCAAGTACGTGTTTCTGACGGATTTCGATGGTACCATCACGCTTCTGGACTCGAACGACCACATGGTCGACACTGTGGGCATGGGCTACGAGAACCGGCGCAAGATCAACGACGACATTGTCGCGGAGCGCAAAAACTTCCGCGAGGGTTTCCGCGAGATGATGCAGTCTGTCAAGCGGCCCTTGTCGGAGATGGAAGAGCTGGTACGCCGCGACGTGAAACTCGACCCTGGCTTCAAGGAGTTTTACGCATATGCGAAATCACACGACGTTCCCGTGATTATTATCTCGTCCGGCATGGAGCCTATTCTCCGCTCGATCCTCTCTAATTTGATCGGCGAGAAAGATGCTCATGAGATTGACATCATTTCGAACCAAGTCCGGTTTACCGACCCTGAGCAGAAGGGCACAACGTGGGAAATTGTTTACCGTCACCCCGACAACCCGTTCGGCCACGACAAGTCGCTGAGCATTCTCCCCTACCGCCAGATGGCCAACTCGCCACTTCTTTTCTTTGCCGGTGACGGCATTTCGGACATGTCCGCGGCACGCCATGCAGACGTGCTCTTTGTAAAGGACAAGCAAGACAACGACTTGGCCACCTACTgcaacaacaacaacatCAACTACCACCTGTTCAAGGACTGGAGTGTTCCCAAGAAAATGCTACAGGAT CTTATCGAAGGCAACGTACAGACCGACCAGATCATTACCAGCCGTTTTTCGTAG
- the RRP36 gene encoding rRNA biogenesis protein rrp36 (COG:A; EggNog:ENOG503NV5Q; BUSCO:EOG09265M98) has protein sequence MANTGLGRNRAAMPETAYVDVEDAPTSSDTYSDADVNEHDAAAYYDQDSDQGPGYAQFFDEDDLEEDASDDSDTASSDGESALRQQIESVPYANLVRAQRAMRKHAPKRESTDPDTLRKRREQAKQLLREQTLQSKGKLPRTTARSEAHGHIEKREHKSAPTATSSRRPVSRTRTVVEPMQRSKQRDPRFDNLSAGPVNMDLMQKSYKFLPGVYEEELAALHTTHKRLKRMEAHHAGPRATSEQALRIREERQNVELALRRAESQRNERKRRGQERAVKSTIKKENQRRVDAGQQPYFPKRKEQHAALLQKKYEHLAGPQGSGAAVKKAMERKQRKDAQKDRKSLDAALGGGSRTDMRSDMRPRKRGRRG, from the coding sequence ATGGCCAACACAGGCCTTGGGCGCAaccgcgcagcgatgcctGAGACGGCGTATGTCGATGTAGAGGATGCACCAACATCGTCAGATACATACAGCGATGCAGATGTTAACGAGCATGACGCTGCTGCGTATTACGACCAAGACAGCGACCAAGGTCCGGGGTATGCACAATTCTTCGACGAAGACGACTTGGAGGAAGATGCGTCGGATGACAGCGACACGGCCTCGTCCGATGGCGAGAGTGCACTCCGCCAGCAGATCGAGAGTGTCCCATATGCGAACTTagtgcgtgcacagcgagcgatgcgcaagcatgcgcCGAAACGTGAATCGACCGACCCagacacgctgcgcaagcggcgcgagcaggcgAAACAGCTACTGCGCGAACAGACGCTGCAATCAAAAGGCAAGCTTCCGCGCACGACAGCGAGGAGCGAAGCACATGGCCACATTGAAAAGCGCGAGCACAAATCCGCGCCTACGGCCACCTCCTCTCGCCGCCCGGTAAGTCGCACACGCACAGTTGTGGAGCCTATGCAACGCtcaaagcagcgcgatcCTCGCTTTGACAATCTGTCGGCAGGCCCTGTGAACATGGATCTTATGCAGAAATCGTACAAATTTTTGCCTGGCGTCTATGAAGAAGAGCTTGCTGCCTTGCACACAACACACAAGCGGTTAAAACGTATGGAGGCGCATCATGCAGGACcacgcgcgacgagcgagCAGGCACTGCGCATCCGCGAGGAGCGGCAGAATGTCGAGCTAGCGCTTCGTCGTGCAGAGAGCCAGCGCAACGAGCGTAAAAGGCGCGGGCAGGAACGAGCAGTCAAGTCCACCATTAAAAAGGAAAACCAGCGCCGTGTCGATGCTGGCCAGCAGCCCTACTTCCCGAAACGCAAAGAGCAGCATGCAGCGTTGCTGCAGAAAAAGTACGAGCACCTCGCGGGTCCCCAAGGCAGCGGTGCAGCGGTCAAGAAGGCgatggagcgcaagcagcgcaaagacgCACAAAAAGACCGCAAGTCGCtcgacgcagcgctcggcggcggctcACGTACGGATATGCGCTCGGATATGCGGCCCCGCAAGCGTGGGCGCCGAGGTTAG
- the VPS20 gene encoding Vacuolar protein sorting-associated protein 20 (EggNog:ENOG503P2SD; BUSCO:EOG09264IIZ; COG:U), which yields MYILQYVLDRELAIARDAIALGDKGRARLALQSRAYQRSLIEKTDEQLATLQQLATTIEYAAMEQSIMHGLERGNEVLQKIHSEMDIERVERLMDDTAEAQQYQQDVADRLAAQLTAEEQAAVDAEMEALGAAPSAPVPLAPMPSVPSSLPTDPPAVVASSSTYTHKQLLAEQT from the exons ATGTATATT CTCCAGTACGTGCTCGATCGCGAGCTTGcaattgcgcgcgatgcgatTGCATTGGGTGATAAGGGTCGCGCACGTCTTGCATTGCAGAGTCGCGCGTATCAGCGCTCACTGATTGAAAAGACGGACGAGCAGCtggcgacgctgcagcaatTGGCAACTACGATTGAGTATGCCGCGATGGAGCAGAGCATCATGCATGGCCTGGAACGCGGCAATGAAGTACTACAGAAAATACATTCGGAGATGGATATCGAGCGTGTAGAGCGGCTCATGGATGATACAGCGGAAGCACAGCAGTATCAGCAGGACGTGGCGGACCGCCTCGCAGCGCAGCTTACTGCAGAGGAGCAGGCGGCAGTGGATGCCGAGATGGAGGCGCtaggcgcggcgccgtcaGCTCCTGTACCACTTGCTCCTATGCCGTCTGTGCCATCTTCACTGCCCACTGACCCACCGGCAGTCGTGGCCAGCAGCAGTACCTATACCCACAAACAGCTACTTGCAGAGCAAACATAA
- the PRE8 gene encoding proteasome endopeptidase complex (EggNog:ENOG503NTZH; COG:O; BUSCO:EOG092645G0; MEROPS:MER0004996), producing the protein MSAGAGEGAYSFSLTTFSPSGKLVQIEHALAAVNQGTTSLGIKASNAVVIATEKRVPSPLVDDAAAEKVAVVCPNIGIVYSGMGPDFRILLARARKIAQSYWKVYGEYPPTKILAMEIATIMQDATQSGGVRPFGVSLLIAGHDACGPALYQVDPSGSYFMWKASAIGKNMTNAKTFLEKRYSDDISLEDAIHTAILTLKEGFEGQMTEKTIEIGIVGQATKALVNTGLTPEPVFRRLTEQEVRDYLAL; encoded by the coding sequence ATGagcgcaggtgcaggcgAAGGCGCGTACAGTTTCTCGCTCACCACCTTTTCCCCCAGCGGGAAATTGGTGCAGATTGAGCATGCACTTGCGGCAGTGAACCAAGGTACGACAAGTCTTGGTATCAAAGCATCCAATGCTGTCGTGATTGCGACGGAAAAGCGTGTGCCATCGCCTTTGGTggacgacgctgcggcagaAAAGGTCGCCGTCGTGTGCCCTAACATTGGAATCGTGTACTCTGGTATGGGCCCCGATTTCAGGATactgctcgcgcgcgcacgcaagatTGCGCAGTCCTACTGGAAGGTCTACGGCGAATACCCACCGACCAAGATTCTTGCCATGGAGATCGCGACAATCATGCAGGACGCGACCCAGAGCGGTGGTGTGCGTCCCTTTGGCGTGTCGCTTCTTATTGCAGGGCACGACGCGTGTGGGCCCGCACTCTACCAGGTGGACCCGAGCGGAAGCTATTTCATGTGGAAAGCCAGTGCGATTGGCAAGAACATGACCAACGCGAAAACCTTCCTCGAGAAGCGGTATAGCGACGATATCTCGCTTGAGGACGCAATTCACACCGCGATCCTTACGCTCAAGGAAGGGTTCGAGGGCCAAATGACAGAAAAGACAATCGAGATCGGGATTGTGGGCCAGGCGACCAAAGCGCTGGTCAATACAGGCCTCACGCCAGAGCCCGTGTTCCGTCGCTTGACAGAGCAGGAAGTGAGGGATTATCTCGCACTTTAA
- the MRPL19 gene encoding mitochondrial 54S ribosomal protein YmL19 (COG:G; EggNog:ENOG503P428; SECRETED:SignalP(1-25); BUSCO:EOG09265BG5), translating to MSKAGGKQLIATLVKLMVPAGTASAQPPVGPALGAKGVKAIDFAKEFNARTADLEPGLLTPTVVTVNPDRSFSFTTMTPPTSLLLKRAANITTGARKPGAEVTGTISIKQVYEIAKIKIKDVDVNEKEMCKVVAGSARSLGLRIVR from the exons ATGTCCAAGGCTGGCGGCAAGCAGTTAATTGCTACGCTGGTGAAGCTAATGGTCCCGGCTGGTACCGCTTCGGCACAACCACCTGTTGGCCCTGCACTGGGTGCTAAAGGTGTCAAGGCTATTGACTTTGCAAAAGAATtcaatgcacgcactgcCGACTTGGAGCCAGGGCTTCTTACGCCGACTGTGGTCACCGTTAACCCTGACCGCTCGTTCTCTTTCACAACTATGA CACCGCCTACATCATTGCTGCTGAAACGCGCTGCAAATATTACTACCGGCGCTCGGAAGCCGGGCGCGGAAGTGACGGGCACGATCAGCATCAAGCAAGTCTATGAAATTGCCAAAATTAAAATTAAGGATGTGGATGTGAACGAAAAAGAG ATGTGCAAGGTCGTCGCAGGTAGTGCACGGAGTCTTGGACTGAGGATTGTGCGGTAG
- a CDS encoding sorbose reductase (EggNog:ENOG503NYM9; COG:Q), whose amino-acid sequence MGFELKLTGTVICSGGNRGIGLGISRACAEAGANIAMLYHKHPEADKVADSLAKEFGVKVKAYKCDVSDAATVKSTVKQVESELGQVTGLAANAGVSVVKPALEMTPKDFSFVFDVNVLGVFNVAQAVAQHWIDSGFKKGSIVVTSSMSAEVYNQKGLNDPLTQVFYNSSKGAVTNMVKGLAAEWAQYGIRVNALEPGFCNTEQTSGMDQKIRDYQAASVPMGRFSEPHEQAAPALFLLSEHASYMTGHQIRPDGGFTVW is encoded by the coding sequence ATGGGTTTTGAACTTAAGCTTACTGGAACCGTTATTTGCAGCGGTGGTAACCGTGGTATTGGTCTTGGCATTAGCAGGGCCTGCGCTGAGGCTGGAGCCAATATCGCAATGCTTTACCACAAGCACCCCGAGGCGGACAAGGTTGCGGACTCGCTCGCGAAGGAGTTTGGCGTTAAAGTTAAGGCATACAAGTGCGACGTCTCTGATGCTGCGACTGTCAAGTCCACTGTTAAGCAGGTCGAGTCGGAGCTTGGCCAGGTAACGGGTCTTGCTGCGAACGCCGGCGTGTCGGTCGTCAAGCCTGCGCTCGAGATGACGCCCAAGGACTTTAGCTTTGTGTTTGACGTCAACGTGCTCGGCGTGTTCAACGTCGCGCAGGctgttgcgcagcactgGATTGATTCTGGCTTCAAGAAGGGTTCAATTGTCGTGACCTCGTCCATGTCCGCCGAGGTGTACAACCAAAAGGGTCTCAATGACCCGCTTACTCAAGTTTTCTACAACTCGTCCAAGGGCGCCGTGACGAATATGGTCAAGGGTCTTGCTGCCGAGTGGGCCCAGTACGGTATTCGCGTGAATGCGCTTGAGCCAGGTTTCTGCAACACGGAGCAGACCAGCGGCATGGACCAAAAGATTCGCGACTACCAGGCTGCTTCTGTGCCCATGGGCCGCTTTTCGGAGCCCCACGAGCAGGCTGCTCCCGCTTTGTTTTTGCTCAGTGAGCACGCCAGCTACATGACTGGCCACCAGATCCGCCCCGACGGTGGCTTCACCGTTTGGTAA